Proteins co-encoded in one Saprospira grandis genomic window:
- the tnpA gene encoding IS200/IS605 family transposase produces the protein MPIDYIYIHIVWSTKNRDDVFSPEGMVKMSKIIDNVATKNKIFLLAVNGYKDHIHCLVQLKRSQSLSSIIKQLKGSSSFIYNKSVANEQKIKWQRGAFSESIQPKAVEKVINYIRYQEHIHRNREFKFLDFKRWG, from the coding sequence ATGCCCATTGACTATATCTACATTCATATTGTTTGGTCCACCAAAAACAGAGATGACGTTTTTAGCCCTGAAGGCATGGTCAAAATGTCTAAAATTATAGATAATGTTGCGACCAAAAATAAAATCTTTCTTCTAGCAGTAAATGGCTATAAAGACCATATACACTGTCTTGTCCAGCTAAAAAGGTCACAATCTTTAAGCTCAATTATAAAGCAACTCAAAGGCAGCAGTAGCTTTATCTACAATAAATCAGTAGCCAATGAACAAAAAATTAAATGGCAACGAGGTGCTTTTAGTGAAAGCATTCAGCCTAAAGCTGTAGAGAAAGTCATAAACTATATTCGTTATCAAGAACATATTCATCGAAATAGAGAATTTAAGTTCTTAGATTTTAAACGTTGGGGATGA
- a CDS encoding DUF262 domain-containing protein, translated as MFQIDKAFNPETTNVYSFYQKPGVGLYIPLYQREYSWDKDNINQLLEDVSQGIFSITENRDEIRFLGTVIAVQVRDKRSIYPLDPQGLPSLIENIIDGQQRLSTIALFSTLLYHQIWRLQQGVPDAVDPDIKSQLDEVCEYWKNKLQKVFSLDLERGTPNRKPKIIRGNQDQWTKDGDIDSNYQSDVANYLANFISYIDAPEGEKQLPKFNKKTRTGSNLRQIARWLDSTVLKAHEKETEDFITAWEILDKIDQDSIWQYQRDELTAIVQKKEVNNKKSVDYILCSLVQLFALSHYLLERCCFTIIQPMNEDWAFDMFQSLNATGTPLTAIETFKPSVVYAVENDSSIGRFQDSIAEKSFDKIDALFTGSKSAARKNSLTKDLLISLALTIEGRKLGSHFSQQRKWLVETFTKSCRNTNEQLDFIRFFGNYAEFYKDIWLEYTGLNGKSINLIDDHPEAELISLYILYLKESNHKMAITILGRFYADVIEGKDQAVANFIEATKIITRFYTLWRSAQSNAGLDVQYRNFFKRPVNKDNEVLTSESNIWLDSPQISLDKLREHFNNALHQEGNNLLDKNTWKYKSSSYLKYNKAKSICKLGLFISAHDTIPDDQAQGVMKSAKANTADYLILRKWISDDLKTIEHIAPQKNTYGAWDQEFYTEEDLYQSIGNLTLLPVEINSSVSNKGWKSKYIYFQFLSEVDTEKHETLRSKAEQLEVPLQDSTLKLLMNAKFNHHIMPIVAVGDNDNWSIEIVKKRTERILDLIWSHFNETK; from the coding sequence ATGTTCCAAATAGATAAAGCATTTAATCCCGAAACTACAAATGTATACAGTTTTTACCAGAAGCCAGGTGTAGGGTTGTACATACCATTGTATCAAAGAGAATATAGCTGGGATAAGGATAATATAAATCAACTTTTAGAGGATGTTTCTCAAGGAATATTTTCAATAACAGAAAACAGGGATGAAATTCGATTTTTAGGGACTGTAATTGCAGTTCAAGTTAGAGATAAACGATCTATTTACCCACTAGATCCTCAAGGGCTACCATCCCTTATTGAAAATATTATTGATGGCCAACAAAGATTATCAACAATAGCGTTATTTTCAACACTTTTGTACCACCAAATATGGCGTTTACAGCAAGGAGTTCCAGACGCCGTGGATCCAGATATAAAAAGTCAGTTGGATGAAGTGTGTGAGTATTGGAAAAATAAGTTGCAGAAGGTATTTTCTCTCGATTTAGAAAGAGGCACTCCTAACCGAAAACCAAAAATAATCAGAGGAAATCAGGACCAGTGGACTAAAGATGGAGATATAGATTCAAACTACCAGTCCGATGTTGCCAATTATTTAGCTAACTTCATAAGTTATATTGATGCTCCAGAAGGTGAGAAGCAACTCCCCAAGTTTAATAAAAAAACTAGAACAGGAAGCAATTTAAGACAAATTGCTCGGTGGCTTGATTCAACAGTTCTGAAAGCACACGAAAAAGAAACCGAAGACTTTATTACTGCATGGGAAATTTTAGATAAGATAGACCAAGACTCAATTTGGCAATATCAAAGAGATGAGCTAACTGCTATTGTCCAGAAAAAAGAAGTAAATAATAAAAAATCTGTAGACTATATTTTATGCTCACTAGTACAACTATTTGCCCTGTCCCATTATTTATTAGAACGTTGTTGTTTCACGATTATTCAGCCAATGAATGAAGACTGGGCTTTTGACATGTTTCAGTCTTTAAATGCTACAGGAACGCCTCTAACAGCTATTGAAACGTTTAAGCCAAGTGTTGTATATGCCGTAGAAAATGATAGTTCTATTGGTCGGTTTCAAGACTCTATTGCAGAAAAAAGCTTTGACAAAATAGATGCTCTTTTTACAGGATCTAAAAGTGCTGCAAGAAAAAATAGCTTGACTAAAGATTTGTTAATTTCACTTGCATTAACTATTGAAGGAAGAAAATTAGGAAGTCATTTTTCACAACAAAGAAAATGGCTCGTAGAGACTTTTACAAAGAGCTGCCGTAACACTAATGAACAATTAGATTTTATCCGATTTTTTGGTAATTATGCCGAATTCTATAAAGATATATGGCTGGAATACACAGGCCTAAATGGAAAATCTATTAACCTCATAGATGATCATCCAGAAGCAGAGCTAATATCACTATATATTCTTTACCTGAAGGAATCTAACCATAAGATGGCTATAACTATTTTAGGTCGTTTTTATGCAGATGTTATAGAAGGAAAAGATCAAGCCGTGGCAAACTTTATAGAAGCAACAAAAATTATTACCCGATTTTATACTTTGTGGCGATCAGCTCAATCAAATGCAGGGCTAGATGTACAGTATCGAAACTTTTTTAAACGACCTGTAAATAAAGATAATGAAGTTTTGACTTCAGAGTCTAACATCTGGCTAGACTCCCCCCAAATTAGCTTAGATAAGCTAAGAGAACATTTTAACAATGCCCTCCATCAAGAGGGAAATAATTTATTAGACAAAAATACCTGGAAGTATAAATCTAGTAGTTACTTGAAATACAACAAGGCTAAATCTATTTGTAAACTAGGGCTATTCATCAGTGCCCATGACACTATTCCCGATGATCAAGCACAAGGAGTAATGAAATCAGCAAAAGCAAATACAGCTGACTATCTAATATTACGAAAATGGATATCAGATGATCTAAAAACAATAGAACATATAGCCCCACAAAAAAACACTTATGGTGCATGGGATCAAGAATTCTATACAGAGGAAGACCTATATCAATCAATAGGTAACCTTACTCTGTTACCAGTTGAAATCAATAGTTCTGTAAGTAATAAAGGGTGGAAGTCTAAATATATATATTTCCAGTTTCTTAGTGAGGTAGATACTGAAAAGCATGAAACTCTTCGAAGTAAAGCAGAACAGTTAGAGGTACCTCTTCAAGATTCAACACTTAAACTATTAATGAATGCTAAATTCAATCACCATATAATGCCAATTGTAGCTGTCGGTGATAATGACAACTGGAGTATCGAAATTGTAAAAAAGAGAACAGAGCGAATTTTAGATTTAATTTGGAGTCATTTCAATGAAACAAAGTAG
- a CDS encoding DUF4007 family protein → MSKLHFSGHNSFICKQFWLKKGYDFLRTEGNNFNSDESVVALGIGKNMVAALRYWLISFNIYKPADEKDDGVTSLGNFLFRDGLGKDPYLEDINSIWLLHYFLVKTNYATIYNLAFNSFFPQKQEFKAAQLQKFIKRFCESEKQKISPNTLKRDVQVFLQSYQPASQKIKEIEDSFSGLLHELNLLTIVRSEDGEKLYSFQYTDREELAEEIVLYVILDIMQEGESSISFKRLLSNPNSPAWIFGLNADGLLNKITALTNKYPGITYSETAGNRVLQFEESMLTPETKQSILEDYYK, encoded by the coding sequence ATGTCTAAGCTTCACTTCTCTGGACACAACTCATTTATTTGCAAGCAGTTTTGGCTAAAAAAAGGCTATGACTTTCTAAGAACAGAAGGGAATAACTTCAATTCAGACGAATCTGTTGTCGCACTAGGTATTGGTAAAAATATGGTTGCCGCATTGCGATACTGGTTAATATCCTTTAACATCTATAAACCTGCTGATGAAAAGGATGATGGTGTCACTAGTCTAGGTAACTTCTTATTTCGAGATGGACTTGGAAAAGACCCTTACTTAGAAGATATCAATTCGATATGGCTACTACACTATTTTCTAGTAAAAACTAATTATGCTACGATATACAACCTAGCATTCAATAGTTTTTTCCCTCAGAAGCAAGAGTTCAAAGCCGCTCAGCTCCAAAAATTCATTAAACGCTTTTGTGAGTCAGAAAAGCAGAAAATCTCTCCGAATACACTTAAGCGAGATGTTCAAGTTTTTCTGCAATCTTACCAACCTGCCTCTCAAAAAATTAAAGAAATAGAAGATAGTTTTTCTGGCTTATTACATGAGCTGAACTTACTAACTATAGTGCGATCTGAAGATGGCGAAAAACTATACTCCTTTCAATACACGGATCGTGAAGAGCTAGCAGAAGAAATTGTGCTCTATGTAATTTTGGATATCATGCAAGAAGGAGAAAGTAGTATTTCTTTTAAAAGATTACTTAGTAATCCCAACTCTCCTGCATGGATATTTGGATTAAATGCGGACGGACTTCTGAACAAAATAACTGCTTTAACAAACAAGTACCCAGGCATCACCTACTCTGAAACAGCTGGAAATAGAGTTCTTCAATTTGAAGAAAGCATGTTAACCCCAGAAACAAAGCAAAGCATTTTAGAAGACTACTATAAGTAA
- a CDS encoding outer membrane peptidoglycan-associated protein, with protein sequence MKRTNYLLLSLGLLLLPFMLDAQRAPQKSWKKLKREAAEFEKLGDHSRAALYYESAYTQKSSKPELLYMAGVCYLKVRDYANAVKCLADVKDKNNEKNYDKPGYQYALALKQTGQYQAAKDAFNEFLKVYKGSDQAEMQAKITTEIQGCNFALKAQEYTNPNISLNHLALNINTEKTEFAPIPFSNNVLYFSSSISGVSKIYRSQKTGEDSWSSRQVPTLFAGKMEKPHYGNGSFSADGKRFYFTECDFVKAGELQCMIYIMSQNEDGSWANPKALADYINAPESNTTHPFVITKEDKEILYFASDREGGKGGLDLWYASRDLKDKEAKFSLPKNLGPNINTAGDEITPFYHFPSQTLYFSTNGRISAGGFDIFKSKGEMLKWEVAQNVGFPLNSAADDLYFIINEAHKGGYLVSNRTFDPHKVTTTNDDIFHFGQEGSRFFLSGKIMGEGKDGPLEDVNIKLFEVIDGNEELISDKMLAVGEYKFDLKTKKEYLFEISAEGYPKLLKTLSTEDTQPNEKKQRNFVLPKAKVAAVPEITPEAPQIEARFIVVPEEFSDRDMAYLLPDEVPLNESTGDPYAEDSEVYDLFIKAQEVAKLSMTGEVYWQDEVLVPYMSETTAKTEPEETPEEAGIFELYAPTPEAEEGVAYQIQVAAVRKYRAYRFEELQEGPLLDYRLGFEPIDGGITRVMILPLESNADGSEGFKTKSEALNVLSYILDHSRFKTAFVGRYENGERVGEGFRGLDEDAGLIDKN encoded by the coding sequence ATGAAACGAACAAATTACCTTTTACTCTCTCTCGGATTACTACTCCTTCCATTTATGCTTGATGCTCAAAGAGCTCCGCAGAAAAGCTGGAAAAAGCTAAAGCGAGAAGCTGCAGAATTTGAAAAGCTGGGCGATCATAGTCGAGCAGCGCTCTACTATGAATCTGCCTATACGCAAAAGAGCTCTAAACCAGAATTGCTCTATATGGCTGGGGTTTGCTATCTCAAGGTCCGCGATTATGCCAATGCCGTAAAATGCTTGGCCGATGTAAAGGATAAGAATAATGAGAAAAACTATGATAAGCCCGGCTACCAATATGCCCTAGCCCTAAAGCAAACGGGGCAATATCAGGCTGCCAAAGATGCCTTTAATGAATTTTTGAAGGTCTATAAAGGTAGCGATCAGGCAGAGATGCAGGCTAAAATTACTACCGAAATTCAAGGCTGTAACTTTGCCCTCAAGGCGCAGGAGTATACCAACCCCAATATTTCGCTCAATCACTTGGCCCTCAATATCAACACGGAGAAAACCGAGTTTGCGCCCATCCCCTTTAGCAATAATGTGCTTTATTTCTCTTCTTCTATTAGTGGGGTCTCTAAGATTTACCGCAGCCAAAAAACAGGCGAAGATAGCTGGAGCAGCCGACAGGTCCCTACCCTATTTGCAGGCAAAATGGAAAAGCCCCATTATGGAAATGGTAGCTTTTCGGCCGATGGCAAACGCTTTTATTTTACCGAATGTGATTTTGTGAAAGCCGGAGAACTACAGTGCATGATCTATATCATGTCGCAAAATGAGGATGGCAGCTGGGCCAATCCCAAAGCCCTAGCCGATTACATCAATGCTCCCGAAAGCAATACCACTCACCCCTTTGTGATCACCAAAGAGGATAAGGAAATTCTCTACTTTGCCTCTGACCGAGAAGGCGGAAAAGGCGGCCTCGACCTTTGGTATGCCAGCCGAGATCTAAAGGATAAGGAGGCCAAATTCTCTTTGCCCAAAAACCTAGGCCCCAATATCAATACCGCAGGCGATGAAATTACGCCCTTCTATCACTTCCCCTCACAAACGCTCTACTTTTCTACCAATGGCAGAATTAGCGCAGGGGGCTTTGATATCTTTAAGTCTAAGGGCGAAATGCTCAAATGGGAGGTGGCCCAAAATGTAGGCTTCCCCCTCAACTCGGCAGCCGACGACCTCTATTTTATCATCAATGAAGCCCATAAAGGGGGCTATTTGGTCTCTAACCGCACCTTTGACCCTCATAAAGTGACCACCACCAATGATGATATTTTCCATTTTGGCCAAGAAGGAAGCCGCTTCTTCCTATCGGGTAAAATTATGGGTGAGGGCAAAGATGGGCCCCTAGAAGATGTGAATATCAAACTCTTTGAGGTCATTGATGGCAATGAGGAACTCATTAGCGACAAAATGCTGGCCGTAGGCGAGTATAAGTTTGACCTCAAAACCAAAAAAGAATACCTCTTTGAAATTAGCGCAGAGGGCTACCCCAAACTCCTCAAAACTCTCTCTACAGAGGATACCCAACCCAATGAAAAGAAACAACGCAACTTCGTTTTGCCTAAGGCTAAGGTAGCCGCCGTTCCAGAAATCACTCCCGAAGCCCCCCAAATAGAGGCCCGCTTTATTGTGGTTCCCGAGGAGTTCTCAGACCGAGACATGGCCTACCTCCTACCCGATGAAGTGCCCCTAAATGAAAGCACTGGCGATCCCTATGCTGAGGATAGCGAGGTCTATGACCTCTTCATCAAAGCCCAAGAAGTAGCCAAACTCTCTATGACCGGAGAGGTCTACTGGCAAGATGAGGTCCTCGTCCCTTATATGAGCGAGACCACCGCCAAGACCGAGCCCGAAGAAACGCCCGAAGAAGCAGGTATTTTTGAGCTCTATGCCCCCACCCCCGAAGCCGAAGAAGGCGTGGCCTACCAAATCCAAGTGGCCGCCGTTCGTAAATATCGCGCCTACCGCTTCGAGGAACTGCAAGAGGGCCCGCTACTCGATTATCGCCTGGGCTTCGAGCCCATCGATGGCGGCATTACCCGAGTCATGATTCTGCCCCTAGAAAGTAATGCAGACGGCTCCGAAGGCTTCAAAACCAAGTCAGAAGCCCTCAATGTGCTCTCTTATATTCTGGACCATAGCCGCTTCAAAACGGCTTTTGTGGGCCGCTACGAAAATGGAGAACGGGTCGGAGAAGGCTTCCGTGGCCTAGATGAAGATGCCGGACTTATTGATAAGAATTAA
- a CDS encoding phosphoadenosine phosphosulfate reductase family protein — protein MTKVRHLLGISGGKDSSALAIYLNDLYPQLTIEYYSCDTGKELEETYTLVDNLQAYLGKKIDLLQAAENSHLDPFDHFLQVYGGFLPSSVTRWCTKKLKLDPFEKFVGDDLVISYVGIRDDENREGYISKKSNIQTIFPYRKNIWSEDVIQKVLQNSTKDIIAKFYEEEGILDSIKLERALKIVTTNVSPEFDRDRKLDSLLKVSIKAFNHVVFRFIKEFTNYPLSYLDKEDFPLLNNEDGLVREDVFRILRESGVGVPAYYEKREFEVDGKKGYYSRSRSGCYFCFFQQKIEWVWLYEQHPQLFAKAIEYEKEGYTWMQDERLEELAAEERRTQIKRDAIARASRQKKDSPYLLDLLDDAEGEGCAACFI, from the coding sequence ATGACTAAAGTACGCCACTTACTTGGTATATCAGGAGGTAAAGATAGCTCTGCACTCGCTATCTACCTAAATGACTTATATCCACAATTAACTATCGAATACTATTCTTGTGATACTGGGAAAGAATTGGAGGAGACCTATACTCTTGTAGATAATCTACAAGCCTACTTGGGAAAAAAAATTGACTTACTACAAGCTGCAGAAAACAGTCATTTAGATCCATTTGATCATTTTCTTCAAGTCTATGGCGGGTTTCTACCTTCATCTGTTACAAGATGGTGTACCAAAAAGCTAAAACTTGATCCATTTGAAAAATTTGTAGGAGATGATTTAGTAATTTCTTACGTAGGTATTCGCGATGACGAAAATAGAGAAGGCTATATTTCTAAGAAGTCTAATATTCAAACGATTTTCCCCTACAGGAAAAACATTTGGTCAGAGGATGTCATCCAAAAGGTTTTGCAGAATAGTACAAAGGATATAATTGCAAAGTTTTATGAAGAGGAAGGAATCCTAGATAGTATAAAGCTAGAACGTGCGCTTAAAATTGTCACAACCAATGTATCACCCGAATTTGATCGAGATAGAAAACTGGATAGCTTATTAAAGGTTAGCATCAAAGCTTTTAATCATGTTGTCTTTCGGTTCATTAAAGAATTTACTAACTACCCATTATCTTACCTAGATAAAGAAGACTTCCCCCTACTTAACAATGAAGACGGTCTTGTTCGAGAAGATGTCTTCAGAATTTTAAGAGAAAGCGGTGTTGGTGTTCCGGCCTACTACGAAAAGCGAGAGTTTGAAGTTGATGGGAAGAAAGGATATTATTCTAGAAGTAGATCAGGCTGCTACTTTTGCTTTTTTCAGCAAAAAATTGAATGGGTCTGGCTCTATGAACAACATCCTCAGCTTTTTGCAAAAGCTATTGAATATGAAAAAGAAGGCTACACTTGGATGCAAGACGAACGACTAGAAGAACTAGCAGCCGAAGAACGCCGAACACAAATAAAACGAGATGCAATAGCTAGAGCTAGCAGACAAAAAAAAGACTCCCCCTATCTACTAGACTTATTAGATGATGCTGAAGGCGAAGGCTGTGCAGCTTGCTTTATTTAA
- a CDS encoding carboxypeptidase-like regulatory domain-containing protein codes for MILRTTSIFLLLLCLGWGSLSAQTNWKDLKKEAEAAAADRDFALAGIRYGQAFELKRSQLDLAYLAGDYFLKARDYSQALKYLVIAKAEDKKDYELVGMKYALALKQTGEYKQAESAFRQFIGQYDGPQADYWKERASHEIDGCQFGIKAAEQAKELPLQLLSSQINGEKNEFAPIWLNGQLYFSSSRDRKTVLYSSEKTGDIDSWSKAAPFAGNAKINGDFAGGSFTADGRRFYFSMKNKKGKYAIYLLVQESGRWSNPIPLPIYINGSDYNSSYPFVVEQDGKEILYFASDRPGSKGGYDIWRSIRQAESKSFNFSLPQNLGPNINTFADELSPYYSEKDQALYFSSNGHLSAGGLDLFKAQSTGKGWELAQNLGFPINSPADELYYTEGAKGSFFVSNRSIEGQTAPANENIYYLGAAKNIELKVEGIIYAENDPKKTPIEGVQLQLFEQTAGNEELVYSAKLTAQGYSISLDANKRYLVLLTAEGYQTASFELATLDIKRSETQNNPIALRPAEVVAQNPPKEFKSPFFAIVPQEYIGEEKAFKLPKRAEDPQTGKAYPAGSTEAELYERVAKIAARSPSNKVYWAKNNLLPLMEEEEPIVANTPPKEEPKEALPSNNKKLGKGLHKHYDESQEDAAEEGVSYVIQVSAVRRYKAAKYEELQEGPLGDYALSFETIELNITRVLVVPPGRNIDGSIGFKKKTEALNILYHIINSTQFTKAFVVEYKDGERVGKGFRGLSQDDEI; via the coding sequence ATGATACTACGAACCACTTCTATTTTTTTGCTTCTATTGTGTTTGGGATGGGGGAGTTTGTCTGCACAGACAAATTGGAAAGACCTAAAGAAAGAAGCCGAGGCCGCAGCGGCCGACAGAGACTTTGCCTTGGCCGGCATCCGTTATGGACAAGCTTTTGAGCTTAAGCGCAGCCAATTGGACCTGGCCTATTTGGCTGGAGACTATTTTTTGAAGGCCAGAGATTATTCCCAGGCCCTAAAGTATTTGGTCATTGCCAAGGCCGAAGACAAAAAAGATTATGAATTGGTGGGGATGAAATATGCCTTGGCCCTAAAGCAAACTGGAGAGTATAAACAGGCAGAATCGGCATTTCGACAGTTTATTGGACAATATGATGGTCCCCAAGCCGATTATTGGAAGGAGCGGGCTAGCCATGAAATTGATGGCTGCCAGTTTGGGATCAAGGCCGCAGAACAAGCCAAAGAGCTGCCCCTACAGCTGTTGTCTAGCCAAATCAATGGAGAAAAGAATGAGTTTGCCCCCATCTGGTTAAATGGACAGCTTTATTTTAGCTCGAGTAGAGACCGCAAAACAGTGCTTTATAGCAGTGAAAAAACAGGCGATATAGATAGCTGGAGCAAGGCCGCCCCCTTTGCAGGCAATGCCAAGATCAATGGCGACTTTGCCGGGGGAAGCTTTACCGCAGATGGCCGCCGCTTCTATTTTTCGATGAAAAATAAGAAGGGAAAATATGCCATCTATCTGCTGGTGCAGGAAAGTGGGCGCTGGTCCAACCCCATTCCGCTGCCCATTTATATCAATGGAAGCGACTATAATAGTAGCTACCCCTTTGTGGTCGAGCAAGATGGGAAAGAAATCCTATACTTTGCCTCGGATCGTCCGGGTAGCAAGGGCGGTTATGACATCTGGCGGTCGATTCGACAGGCAGAAAGCAAGTCCTTCAACTTCTCTTTGCCCCAAAACCTAGGGCCAAATATTAACACCTTTGCCGATGAATTGAGTCCCTACTATTCGGAAAAAGACCAGGCGCTATACTTTAGCTCTAATGGGCATTTGAGTGCGGGCGGTCTAGACCTTTTCAAGGCCCAATCTACGGGCAAGGGTTGGGAGCTGGCCCAAAACCTGGGCTTCCCCATCAACTCCCCCGCCGATGAACTCTATTATACAGAAGGGGCCAAAGGGAGTTTCTTTGTATCTAACCGCAGCATAGAAGGACAAACCGCCCCAGCCAATGAAAACATCTACTATCTGGGAGCGGCTAAAAATATCGAGCTCAAAGTGGAGGGAATTATCTATGCCGAGAACGACCCCAAAAAGACGCCAATTGAAGGCGTACAGCTACAGCTTTTTGAGCAAACCGCAGGCAATGAAGAACTGGTTTATAGTGCCAAACTTACTGCTCAGGGCTATAGCATCAGCCTAGACGCCAACAAGCGCTATTTGGTCCTACTCACCGCAGAAGGCTATCAAACCGCTAGTTTTGAGCTGGCCACCCTAGATATTAAGCGATCGGAGACGCAGAACAACCCCATTGCCTTGCGGCCTGCAGAAGTAGTGGCCCAAAATCCACCCAAAGAATTTAAGAGCCCATTCTTTGCCATTGTTCCTCAAGAATATATTGGAGAAGAAAAAGCCTTTAAATTGCCCAAGCGAGCAGAAGATCCTCAAACGGGCAAGGCTTATCCGGCAGGCAGTACCGAGGCAGAGCTCTATGAACGAGTGGCTAAAATTGCCGCCCGCTCGCCCTCCAATAAAGTCTATTGGGCCAAAAACAACCTCTTGCCACTGATGGAAGAGGAAGAGCCTATTGTGGCCAATACGCCCCCTAAAGAAGAGCCCAAAGAAGCCCTCCCCAGCAATAATAAAAAGCTAGGCAAAGGCCTACATAAACACTATGACGAAAGCCAAGAAGATGCAGCCGAAGAAGGTGTTTCTTATGTCATTCAGGTCTCTGCCGTGCGCCGATACAAGGCCGCTAAATACGAAGAGCTACAAGAAGGCCCCTTGGGCGACTATGCCCTAAGCTTTGAGACCATCGAGCTCAATATTACTCGGGTATTGGTGGTGCCGCCGGGCCGCAATATAGACGGCAGCATTGGCTTTAAAAAGAAAACGGAAGCACTAAACATCTTATATCATATTATCAACTCTACTCAATTTACCAAAGCCTTTGTCGTTGAATATAAAGATGGCGAACGCGTAGGTAAGGGCTTTAGAGGCCTGAGCCAAGATGATGAAATCTAA